In the genome of Xanthomonas translucens pv. cerealis, one region contains:
- a CDS encoding DUF4156 domain-containing protein translates to MRLPIALFLLASLAACTWVPMAPEGKTVRVLPPGQAPAGCEKRGEVVVSVKSNVGFYQRNPLRVREELETLARNEAPGVGANTVQAMGEPVEGDQRYAAYQCSVR, encoded by the coding sequence ATGCGCCTACCGATCGCGTTGTTCCTGCTCGCCAGTCTCGCCGCCTGCACCTGGGTGCCGATGGCGCCGGAAGGCAAGACCGTGCGTGTGCTGCCGCCAGGACAGGCGCCGGCTGGCTGCGAGAAGCGCGGCGAGGTGGTGGTGTCGGTGAAGAGCAACGTCGGCTTCTACCAGCGCAACCCGCTGCGGGTGCGCGAGGAACTGGAAACCCTGGCCCGCAACGAGGCCCCGGGCGTCGGCGCCAATACGGTGCAGGCGATGGGCGAGCCGGTCGAGGGCGACCAGCGTTATGCAGCCTATCAATGCAGTGTTCGCTGA